One Gambusia affinis linkage group LG15, SWU_Gaff_1.0, whole genome shotgun sequence genomic window carries:
- the LOC122844561 gene encoding prenylcysteine oxidase-like codes for MDGFQLPLIAVVLTVCSAVGNPETPAHEDGAPPSRIAVVGAGIGGSATAHFLRQHFGPEVQVDVFEKGEVGGRLATVTVNHNEYESGGSIIHSVNLHMQEFVKQLGLKYRRNVAGKTAVFNGEEVILEETDWYLLDLFRLWWRYGISFIRLQMWVEEIMEKFMRIYKYQAHGYAFSSVEELLDSLGGSGFINMTRRPLSDSLLELGVSQRFIDEVIAPVMRVNYGQNVSIPAFVGAVSLAGAQNNLWAVEGGNKQVCSGLLKMANANLLKAQVASISPLHSGEVLQYQLNFTAASGVGSELYDIVVLATPLQASVGSGLRFQDFAPPFDELPGSYHGTVATIVHGYLNTSFFGFPDPRLFPFASVLTTETPSLFFNSVASVCPVNISAGFRRKQPQEAGVYKVFSAQSLEKSQLKTLFRSYYSAQVTEWQAYPQYGSSQGLPPVELHPNLYYLNGIEWAGSAMEMSSVAAKNIALLAYHRWSKQTDMVDQKDLMHRIKTEL; via the exons ATGGACGGCTTTCAACTCCCGCTCATCGCCGTGGTGCTAACGGTCTGCTCAGCTGTCGGAAACCCGGAGACGCCCGCTCATGAAGATGGTGCTCCGCCTTCACGAATCG CTGTGGTTGGAGCAGGTATAGGAGGCAGCGCGACGGCCCATTTCCTGCGCCAACACTTCGGTCCGGAAGTCCAGGTGGACGTGTTCGAGAAGGGCGAGGTCGGAGGTCGTCTGGCCACTGTAACTGTCAACCACAATGAATACGAGTCTGGAGGATCCATTATTCACTCCGTCAACCTGCACATGCAGGAATTTGTCAAACAGCTTG GTTTGAAATACCGTCGAAATGTGGCAGGAAAGACTGCTGTTTTTAATGGTGAAGAGGTGATTTTGGAGGAGACCGACTGGTACCTGTTGGATCTGTTCCGGCTTTGGTGGCGCTATGGGATTAGCTTCATACGGCTGCAGATGTGGGTGGAGGAAATCATGGAGAAATTTATGAG GATTTACAAGTACCAGGCTCACGGCTACGCCTTCAGCTCCGTGGAGGAACTCCTGGACTCTCTGGGAGGCAGCGGCTTCATCAACATGACCAGACGGCCGCTCTCCGACTCGCTGCTGGAGCTGGGCGTGTCGCAGCGCTTCATAGATGAGGTCATCGCTCCTGTCATGAGGGTCAACTACGGACAGAACGTTTCCATCCCCGCCTTTGTAG gcgCTGTTTCTCTGGCTGGTGCCCAGAACAACCTGTGGGCGGTGGAAGGAGGAAACAAGCAGGTGTGTTCAGGACTCCTGAAGATGGCTAACGCTAACTTACTGAAGGCTCAGGTCGCATCTATCTCCCCGCTCCACTCAG GGGAGGTGCTGCAGTACCAGCTGAACTTCACCGCAGCGTCAGGAGTCGGATCGGAGCTGTACGACATCGTAGTGTTGGCGACTCCGCTTCAGGCCAGCGTTGGTTCGGGACTCCGGTTCCAGGATTTCGCCCCTCCCTTCGACGAGCTGCCCGGCAGCTATCACGGCACCGTGGCAACAATCGTTCACGGTTACCTCAACACGTCGTTCTTTGGTTTCCCGGACCCCCGCCTGTTCCCGTTCGCCAGCGTCCTCACGACCGAGACGCCCAGCCTGTTCTTCAACAGCGTGGCCAGCGTTTGTCCTGTCAACATCTCAGCCGGATTCCGGCGCAAGCAGCCGCAGGAAGCCGGCGTCTATAAGGTGTTTTCAGCTCAATCTCTGGAGAAATCGCAACTCAAAACACTTTTCAG GTCGTATTATTCGGCCCAGGTGACGGAGTGGCAGGCCTACCCTCAGTATGGCAGCAGCCAGGGCCTGCCGCCTGTGGAGCTGCACCCCAACCTCTACTACCTTAACGGCATCGAGTGGGCTGGCAGCGCCATGGAGATGAGCTCGGTGGCAGCCAAGAACATCGCCCTGCTGGCGTACCACCGCTGGAGCAAACAGACGGACATGGTGGACCAGAAAGATCTAATGCACCGGATCAAAACGGAGCTATGA
- the crebrf gene encoding CREB3 regulatory factor, giving the protein MPQPSVSGMEPPFGDDFQNYSFADQALTSTELLATSSDPDFMYELDTDMSHQQSPCGDSVVGVGDGGKEVEGGVDQLMGLGECETVHSSSAFEQWDSYWEDLTRYTRLASCDIWGTKEVDFLGLDDFSSPYQDEEVISRTPTLAQLNSEDSLPVCEALYPPVDLTLPCSQLPSQTLPSQNKRLQGLGVSSVRSSPCSTSSSQSRPSRSLFADFPESSQKATRPVASSTETMAKTQNQLGLTQDHIQAQPKPPGRGAKMAAPTSHSADFVRKAKVRVSSGPRPQGEEMPQTDFERSDPPLPLSQPQDEKPSTSASATVGHATPQPSGSASLEGFELKVEGATRREGPVSRSAAVPQLVEVKQTVCSTSDAVAGACSAGGGGVLVEDPEQSKEEEHNYSLFLTRSQALSQLEEDDEEEEDDEEPEEDEGDGLDLDDEDHDEGFGSEHELSENEEEEEEEEDEDYEADKDDDMSDAFSEPGCDMELMDDIKGLAAGVSNRKRGKRRYFWEYSEQLTPSKQERMLKPSEWDRHTLPSNMYQKNGPLHGKYMLKKSRRTDVEDLTPNPRKLLQIGTELRKLNKVISDLTPVSELPLTARPRSRKEKNKLASRACRLKKKAQYEANKVKLWGLSTEYDRLLFVINAIKEEIMLRVEDSSPRPTNMTETLERLIEETLVPSPVAGQTSDFVNKILENTGRGDPTGGLVGLRVPTSKM; this is encoded by the exons ATGCCTCAG CCCAGCGTCAGTGGGATGGAGCCTCCCTTTGGGGACGACTTTCAGAACTACTCGTTTGCTGACCAGGCCCTAACCAGCACTGAGCTGCTGGCCACCAGCTCTGACCCAGATTTCATGTATGAGCTG GACACAGACATGAGCCACCAGCAGAGTCCCTGCGGGGACAGCGTCGTGGGGGTCGGAGACGGAGGCAAAGAGGTGGAGGGAGGCGTGGATCAGCTGATGGGCCTGGGTGAGTGTGAGACGGTCCACAGCAGCTCAGCGTTCGAACAGTGGGACTCGTACTGGGAAGACCTCACCAG ATACACACGGCTGGCCAGCTGTGATATCTGGGGAACCAAAGAAGTGGACTTTCTTGGACTGGATGACTTCTCCAGTCCCTACCAGGATGAGGAGGTGATCAGTCGGACCCCGACCCTGGCTCAGCTCAACAGCGAGGACTCACTGCCCGTCTGTGAGGCTCTCTACCCTCCTGTCGACCTGACGCTTCCTTGCTCCCAGCTCCCATCCCAAACCCTCCCCTCTCAAAACAAGAGACTCCAGGGTCTGGGCGTCAGCTCGGTGCGGTCGTCTCCGTGCTCCACATCCTCTTCCCAATCCCGGCCTTCCAGAAGCCTTTTTGCAGACTTTCCTGAAAGCTCCCAAAAAGCAACCAGACCTGTTGCTTCCAGCACCGAGACCATGGCTAAAACCCAGAACCAACTCGGTCTCACCCAGGACCACATCCAGGCTCAACCCAAGCCTCCAGGTCGAGGGGCTAAGATGGCCGCTCCGACGTCTCACAGCGCCGACTTTGTTCGGAAAGCTAAAGTTCGCGTCAGTTCTGGACCCAGACCTCAAGGCGAGGAGATGCCCCAGACGGATTTTGAGAGGTCAGATCCGCCGCTGCCTCTCTCCCAGCCTCAAGACGAGAAACCCTCCACTTCAGCAAGTGCTACAGTGGGTCATGCCACCCCGCAACCCAGCGGCTCAGCTAGCCTGGAGGGCTTTGAGTTGAAGGTGGAGGGGGCGACGCGGCGGGAGGGACCTGTCAGCAGGTCCGCTGCTGTTCCCCAGCTGGTAGAGGTGAAGCAGACCGTGTGCAGCACGTCCGACGCAGTGGCAGGGGCGTGCAGCGCAGGTGGCGGCGGGGTTTTGGTTGAAGACCCAGAGCAGAGCAAGGAGGAAGAACACAACTACTCTCTGTTCCTGACCCGCAGCCAAGCTCTGTCGCAGCTggaggaagatgatgaggaggaggaagacgatgAGGAGCCAGAGGAGGACGAGGGCGATGGGCTGGACTTGGACGATGAAGACCACGATGAAGGTTTCGGCAGTGAGCATGAGCTCTCTGAgaatgaggaggaagaggaagaggaggaggatgaagactACGAAGCAGACAAGGATGACGACATGAGCGATGCCTTCTCTGAGCCAG GCTGTGACATGGAGCTGATGGACGACATAAAAGGCCTGGCAGCTGGGGTCTCCAACCGGAAAAGAGGGAAGCGCCGCTACTTCTGGGAGTACAGCGAGCAGCTCACCCCCTCCAAGCAGGAGCGGATGCTGAAGCCCTCTGAGTGGGACAGACACACGCTGCCGAGCAACATGTACCAGAAGAACGGGCCTCTCCATG GAAAATACATGCTAAAGAAATCGCGGCGCACAGACGTGGAAGACCTGACTCCCAATCCTCGCAAGCTGCTGCAGATCGGCACAGAGCTCCGCAAGCTGAACAAGGTGATCAGCGACCTCACTCCCGTCAGCGAGCTGCCGCTGACCGCACGGCCGCGCTCTCGCAAGGAGAAGAACAAGCTGGCGTCCAG GGCTTGCcgtttaaaaaagaaagctcAATATGAAGCAAACAAAGTGAAGCTTTGGGGACTCAGTACAGAATATG ATCGGCTACTGTTTGTGATCAACGCCATCAAGGAGGAGATAATGCTGCGAGTGGAGGACTCGTCTCCACGCCCAACCAACATGACAGAGACTCTGGAGCGGCTCATCGAGGAAACGCTTG TGCCGTCGCCGGTTGCTGGGCAGACTTCAGACTTTGTCAACAAGATTTTGGAAAATACGGGACGCGGTGACCCAACAGGAGGACTGGTCGGTTTGCGAGTCCCCACCTCCAAAATGTAG